The Coffea arabica cultivar ET-39 chromosome 4e, Coffea Arabica ET-39 HiFi, whole genome shotgun sequence genome includes a window with the following:
- the LOC113738914 gene encoding premnaspirodiene oxygenase-like gives METTFYRTLASFDRIPTYHALRKLAQKHRALMNLQLGEICSVVVSSPRLAKEIMKTHDLAFANRTQFRAGEILDYNCLDMVLCEYGGFWRQMRKYACTLELLSAKNVRSFESIRQDEALHLISSIKTLASSYTSSVVCRAAFGKHINKLEGTKAATGQLGHEELVDVLLRIQASCKYQVPITKHNIKAVIPDMLVGVIDNPFTTIEWTVSEMTRNPGVMAKAQSETREAFRGEKDKKKIEETDIQHLLNLYTVSFR, from the exons ATGGAAACTACCTTTTATAGGACACTTGCATCATTTGATAGGATTCCCACCTATCATGCTCTCCGAAAATTAGCTCAAAAACATCGAGCCCTAATGAACCTTCAGCTAGGTGAAATTTGTTCAGTTGTGGTCTCGTCACCACGGTTGGCAAAAGAGATCATGAAAACTCATGATCTTGCCTTTGCAAATCgcactcaatttcgagctggagAAATCTTAGACTATAATTGTTTAGACATGGTGCTCTGTGAATATGGTGGCTTTTGGAGACAAATGCGTAAATATGCATGCACCTTGGAACTTCTGAGCGCTAAAAATGTCAGATCATTTGAATCTATTCGGCAAGATGAGGCTTTGCACCTAATTTCATCGATCAAGACTTTGGCGTCTTCATACACGAGTTCTGTGGTTTGCAGAGCAGCAtttgggaaa CATATTAACAAACTAGAAGGAACAAAAGCAGCCACTGGTCAGTTAGGCCATGAAGAGCTAGTTGATGTCCTGCTAAGAATTCAAGCAAGCTGTAAATATCAAGTTCCGATCACCAAACATAATATCAAAGCTGTCATTCCC GATATGCTTGTTGgggtaattgacaatccattTACCACTATAGAGTGGACGGTGTCCGAGATGACTAGAAATCCAGGTGTGATGGCTAAGGCTCAGAGTGAAACAAGGGAAGCTTTCAGAGgggaaaaagacaaaaaaaagatCGAGGAAACTGATATCCAACACCTCCTCAATTTATATACTGTCAGTTTTAGATAA